The following is a genomic window from Terriglobia bacterium.
ATTTCCAGGGTGCGCAGTTGTGCGTCGGCTTCAAGGTCGCACAACTTTCCCTTCATGCGGGCCAGCAACGAGGATGCCTTAGGCGTGGCCACGAGTCATCGCCTTCATCCCTAAGTCCTCCAGCAACTGCGCATCGGCGCTGGGAGCCGGGTTGGGCGTAGTGAGCAATTTGTCGCCAAAGAATATGGAATTGGCCCCGGCGAGGAAGCACAGCGCCACCGCCTCGCGCGACATACTTGTGCGTCCCGCCGCAAGCCGGATCATGGATGCCGGCATGAGAATCCTTGCCGTCGCGATGGTGCGCATCATGAGCAGCGGATCCAGACTCTCCTGTTGCGCGAGCGGCGTTCCGGCGGCCCGCACCAGCATGTTGATGGGCACGCTCTCCGGATGGGGACGGAGGTTCGACAATTGTTTCAGCAATCCGATCCGGTCTTCTTCCGACTCTCCCATTCCCAAGATTCCGCCACAACACACGGTAATGCCCGCCTGCCGAACCGCGTTGATGGTCTGCAGCCGCTCGGCATACGTCCTGGTGGTGATGATCTCGCCATAGAACTCGGGAGAGGTGTCCAAGTTGTGGTTGTATGCGGTGAGGCCGGCTTGCTTGAGTTGCCGCGCCTGATCCTCGGTCAGCATGCCCATGGTGCAACAGACTTCCATACCCAGGCGGGCCACCGCGCGCACGGTTGCCAGGACGGAATCGAACTCCTGGCCTGCGGGCAATTCCCGCCAGGCCGCTCCCATGCAGAATCGGGTGGCGCCCTCCGCCTTGGCCTGGCTGGCGGCGAGCAGTATCTCTTCGATGCTGAGCAATGCTTGCCGCTCCACGCCGGTGCGGTAGTGAGCGCTCTGCGGACAATAGGCGCAGTCTTCGGGACAGCCTCCGGTCTTGATGGACAAGAGTCGGCAGACCTGCACCGCGCAGGGGTCGTGATGCGCCCGATGAACCGTCTGGGCCCTGAACAACAGCTCGGGAAAGGGCAGACGATAGACCTCACGAATGGCTTCGCGAGTCCACTCCTGTTCCATCGCCGCCGTGGCAGTTGCGCTACTCAAGGGAACCTCGCTTTTAAGATGTGGCTGCGGACTTGGACCGTGGAGCCTCAGGAGACCCATACGGCCATTTCCAGTCGCGGATCTCCGGCATGTCGTCTCCGTGCACGCAAATGTACTGTTTGTGCTGCACCAGCGAGTTGCGCGCGAACTGCTTGAAATGTGCGCCGATAGCGCGCAGCCTGGGCACGCGATCGACGACGTCCTCGGCCAGGTGGAAGCGGTCAACGTCGTTGCACACGGCCATGTCGAAGGGCGTTGTGGTCGTGCC
Proteins encoded in this region:
- the bioB gene encoding biotin synthase BioB, producing the protein MGLLRLHGPSPQPHLKSEVPLSSATATAAMEQEWTREAIREVYRLPFPELLFRAQTVHRAHHDPCAVQVCRLLSIKTGGCPEDCAYCPQSAHYRTGVERQALLSIEEILLAASQAKAEGATRFCMGAAWRELPAGQEFDSVLATVRAVARLGMEVCCTMGMLTEDQARQLKQAGLTAYNHNLDTSPEFYGEIITTRTYAERLQTINAVRQAGITVCCGGILGMGESEEDRIGLLKQLSNLRPHPESVPINMLVRAAGTPLAQQESLDPLLMMRTIATARILMPASMIRLAAGRTSMSREAVALCFLAGANSIFFGDKLLTTPNPAPSADAQLLEDLGMKAMTRGHA